Proteins from a single region of Echeneis naucrates chromosome 2, fEcheNa1.1, whole genome shotgun sequence:
- the LOC115057447 gene encoding protein NLRC3-like, with translation TQDVIVFQLLEENIVCFVKNELKKIKRSLSPDYPQFIENEDDEVDEEQRRSREAFLKITVNFLRRMKQEELADCLQSNIFFCRSKLKSSLKKKFQCVFEGISKAGNPTLLNQIYTELYITEGGTGEVNEEHEVRQIETASRKQDRAETSIRQEDIFKPPPGRDQQIRTVMTKGVAGIGKTVLTQKFTLDWAEDKANQDIEFTFPFTFRELNVLKEKKFSLVELVHLFFTETKEAGMCSFDHFQVVFIFDGLDECRLPLDFHNTEVLTDPTESTSVDVLLTNLIRGKLLPSARLWITTRPAAANQIPPQCVDMVTEVRGFNDPQKEEYFRKRFRQKKQASRIISRIKTSRSLHIMCHIPVFCWITATVLEEVLKTREGGELPKTLTEMYIHFLVVQSKVKKVKYDGGAESDPHWSPETRKMIESLGKVAFVQLQKGNLVFYESDLTECGIDIRAASVYSGVLTQIFKEETGLYQDKVFCFVHLSVQEFLAALHVHLTFINSGVSLMSEKQTTFLWSKLFRHKPEPLILYQSAVDEALQSPHGHLDLFLRFLLGLSLQTNQTLLRGLVTQTGSSSETNQKTVQYIKTKISEDLSPEKSINLFHCLNELNDGSLVEEIQQSLRSGRLSTDKLSPAQWSALVFILLSSEKDLDVFDLKKYSASEEALLKLLPVVKASNKTEWL, from the exons acacaggatgttattgtgttccagctgctggaggagaacatcgtctgttttgtgaagaacgagctgaagaaaatcaaaaggagtctgagtccggattacccacaattcatcgagaatgaggatgatgaggtggatgaagagcagaggaggagcagagaggcatttctgaagatcacagtgaacttcctgaggaggatgaagcaggaggagctggctgactgtctgcagagca acattttct TTTGTCGAAGTAAACTCAAATcttccctgaagaagaagttccagtgtgtgtttgaggggatctctaaagcaggaaacccaacccttctgaatcagatctacacagagctctacatcacagagggagggactggagaggtcaatgaggaacatgaggtcagacagattgaaacagcatccaggaaacaggacagagcagaaacaagcatcagacaagaagacatctttaaacccccacctggaagagaccaacaaatcagaacagtgatgacaaagggagtggctggcattgggaaaaccgtcttaacacagaagttcactctggactgggctgaagacaaagccaaccaggacatagagttcacattccccttcaccttcagagagctgaatgtgctgaaagagaagaagttcagcttggtggaacttgttcatctcttcttcactgaaaccaaagaagcaggaatgtgcagctttgatcacttccaggttgtgttcatctttgacggtctggatgagtgtcgacttcctctggacttccacaacactgaggtcctgactgatcctacagagtccacctcagtggacgtgctgctgacaaacctcatcagggggaaactgcttccctctgctcgcctctggataaccacacgacctgcagcagccaatcagatccctcctcagtgtgttgacatggtgacagaggtcagagggttcaatgacccccagaaggaggagtacttcaggaagaggttcagacaaaagaagcaggccagcaggatcatctcccgcatcaagacctcacgaagcctccacatcatgtgccacatcccagtcttctgctggatcactgctacagttctggaggaggtgttgaagaccagagagggaggagagctgcccaagaccctgactgagatgtacatccacttcctggtggttcagtccaaagtgaagaaggtcaagtacgatggaggagctgagtcagatccacactggagtccagagaccaggaagatgattgagtctctgggaaaagtggcttttgtgcagctgcagaaaggaaacctggtcttctatgaatcagacctgacagagtgtggcatcgatatcagagcagcatcagtttactcaggagtgttgacacagatcttcaaagaggagacagggctgtaccaggacaaggtcttctgcttcgtccatctgagtgttcaggagtttctggctgctcttcatgtccatctgaccttcatcaactctggagtcagtctgatgtcagaaaaacaaacaaccttccTTTGGTCAAAACTGTTTAGAcacaaacctgaacctttaattctctaccagagtgctgtggatgaggccttacagagtccacatggacacctggacttgttcctccggttccttctgggtctttcactgcagaccaaccaaactctcctacgaggcctggtgacacagacaggaagtagctcagagaccaatcagaaaacagtccagtacatcaagacaaagatcagtgaggatctgtctccagagaaaagtatcaacctgtttcactgtctgaatgaactgaatgatggttctctggtggaggagatccaacagtccctgagatcaggacgtctctccacagataaactgtctcctgctcaatggtcagctctggtcttcatcttactgtcatcagaaaaagatctggacgtgtttgacctgaagaaatactctgcttcagaggaggctcttctgaagctgctgccagtggtcaaagcctccaacaaa actgagtggctgtaa